In Crinalium epipsammum PCC 9333, the following are encoded in one genomic region:
- the nusG gene encoding transcription termination/antitermination protein NusG encodes MTFAADESYDDAAHQAGATIQPRWYAVQVASGCEKRVKSNLEQRIQSFDVADWVLQVEIPQTPTVKIRKDGSRSPSEEKVFPGYVLVKMRLWRDEDGEEKINDDAWQVVKNTPNVINFVGSEQKRGYGRGRGHVKPVPLSVTEVERIFKQATEQEPVVKTHLAAGDKIIVLSGPFKDFEGEVIEVSPERSKLKALLSIFGRDTPVELEFNQVQKQS; translated from the coding sequence ATGACTTTTGCAGCGGACGAATCATACGATGATGCCGCGCACCAAGCAGGGGCAACCATACAACCCCGATGGTATGCTGTGCAGGTAGCTTCTGGCTGTGAAAAGCGGGTTAAAAGCAACCTAGAACAGCGCATTCAATCGTTTGATGTTGCTGATTGGGTTCTCCAAGTAGAGATACCTCAAACCCCCACCGTCAAAATTCGCAAAGATGGTTCACGCTCACCATCAGAAGAAAAAGTGTTTCCTGGCTATGTGCTAGTAAAAATGCGGCTTTGGCGAGATGAAGACGGCGAGGAAAAAATCAACGATGATGCTTGGCAGGTAGTCAAAAATACCCCAAATGTGATTAACTTTGTGGGTTCTGAGCAAAAACGCGGTTATGGGCGGGGGCGTGGTCACGTTAAACCTGTGCCGCTAAGTGTTACAGAAGTTGAACGCATCTTTAAACAAGCTACAGAACAAGAGCCAGTAGTCAAAACTCATTTGGCAGCAGGAGATAAAATAATTGTTCTGTCGGGGCCGTTTAAAGATTTTGAGGGTGAAGTAATTGAAGTTAGCCCCGAAAGGAGCAAACTAAAAGCGTTACTATCTATTTTCGGACGTGATACGCCCGTAGAATTAGAGTTTAATCAGGTTCAGAAACAAAGCTAA
- the secE gene encoding preprotein translocase subunit SecE — MAKKSEAEIEEKKAGFSPVEFFDSSKEELSKVVWPSRQQLISESLAVILMVSLSATIIYLVDNFFAWVAGKVFL; from the coding sequence GTGGCGAAGAAAAGTGAAGCAGAGATAGAAGAAAAGAAAGCTGGGTTTAGCCCAGTGGAATTCTTTGATAGCAGCAAAGAAGAACTAAGCAAAGTTGTTTGGCCTAGTCGTCAGCAGTTGATTAGTGAATCTTTGGCTGTAATCTTGATGGTATCTCTTTCTGCAACAATAATTTATTTGGTGGATAACTTCTTCGCTTGGGTAGCAGGAAAGGTGTTTTTATGA
- the rplS gene encoding 50S ribosomal protein L19 — protein sequence MNAQEIIRSIEAEHLKTDLPTINVGDTVKVGVRVIEGGKQRVQPYEGVVIAQARSGINKSITVRRTFQGVGVERVFLLHSPRIDSIKVLRRGKVRRAKLYYLRDLVGKATRIKQRFDREI from the coding sequence ATGAACGCTCAAGAAATCATTCGCTCAATTGAAGCGGAACATCTAAAAACAGACCTACCTACAATCAACGTAGGTGACACCGTAAAGGTGGGAGTAAGAGTCATTGAAGGCGGTAAGCAACGGGTACAGCCTTACGAAGGTGTCGTCATTGCCCAAGCCCGTAGTGGAATTAACAAAAGCATTACTGTACGTCGCACCTTTCAAGGTGTAGGCGTAGAGCGGGTTTTTCTACTCCACTCCCCTCGGATCGACAGCATTAAAGTATTGCGTCGCGGTAAAGTGCGTCGCGCTAAACTTTATTATCTACGCGATCTCGTTGGTAAGGCTACCCGCATCAAACAACGCTTTGATCGTGAGATTTAA
- a CDS encoding glycoside hydrolase family 31 protein, whose translation MSDRISCGNARFTALSNGLVRLEWSPTGEFEDRCTVQVFTRPDPVPFKAIAFTDGVLRLDTDYIQITYKPDSERFNDANLQISWQCGKLSGSWTPSSVDYDNLGGTFSSLDLIHRNFKPVGVHPASVEASYPDTQEWIYKTLQQAHRIVRDRGEQTEFEDPPLWYWANFCPEEFPPHIQEFWKQWQHFPPGILSKSGYSVLNDSDSAAIEEGWLSDRTSFDKTDQPQINQNLTSQDWYFFAYGLDYAQALQDFVKLCGRIPMLPRWAYGVWFSLFGRLDESDYQQLVKQFDEKNLPLSVLILDVDWHGAGWCGWDWNNELFPNPPAFLEWGHNLGLRFGANVHTEGLSPRDSKFEMLCRVRGLDPADVKAGKVFATKNPTSDWIFHSWQPDGSGSFEATPEEMKEGWLLFNLADEEQANLFMQVLHIPREQDGIDFWWIDGTNAIHKGVNSQLWTNHVYYNHSQSQNNRRAMILSRTGGIGSHRYPLQFSADTYSHWEVLEFLVNFTAQAGNVGVAYWSHDLGGFYNHLLGAPTIDPELFVRWIQFGCWSPIVRLHSDHGVREPWAYGRRVLQAIRAAFHTRMEFIPYFYHLSRVAYDTGLPICRPLYLGYGDDVEAYQTPTEYLLGDRILVAPIVEAGCYRRVYLPSGIWWERATNKSYPGNQHLDLYVPLDQVPIFIQAGAILPLQPVTLRVETSPPSCLILEVYAGGEGELDLYEDDGESTAYQSNAGSRRLFTQTCDGENYIFTCEPLRGSYLGMSQERNFKIRWIGIVPNSQIEVIGVKLSNARWVGEVLEVTLEEVPQTSSWRLVVGAGLENN comes from the coding sequence ATGAGCGATCGCATCTCTTGTGGAAATGCTCGATTCACCGCGTTGAGTAATGGTTTAGTACGCTTGGAATGGTCGCCTACAGGTGAGTTTGAGGATCGTTGTACTGTGCAGGTGTTTACACGACCCGATCCTGTACCATTTAAGGCGATCGCATTTACTGATGGAGTACTACGCCTAGATACTGACTATATCCAGATTACTTACAAGCCTGATTCTGAGCGATTCAACGACGCTAATTTGCAAATAAGTTGGCAATGCGGCAAGCTTTCGGGAAGCTGGACACCTTCAAGTGTTGACTATGATAATTTAGGTGGAACGTTCAGTAGTTTAGATCTGATCCACCGCAACTTTAAACCTGTTGGGGTGCATCCAGCATCAGTTGAGGCAAGCTATCCTGATACCCAAGAATGGATTTATAAAACATTACAACAAGCACATAGAATTGTACGCGATCGCGGTGAACAAACAGAGTTTGAAGATCCGCCTTTATGGTATTGGGCTAATTTTTGCCCTGAAGAGTTTCCTCCCCATATTCAAGAATTTTGGAAACAGTGGCAGCATTTTCCGCCTGGAATACTTAGTAAAAGTGGTTATAGCGTATTAAATGATTCTGATAGTGCAGCAATAGAAGAGGGTTGGTTAAGCGATCGCACTTCTTTTGATAAAACAGATCAACCTCAAATTAACCAAAATCTGACATCGCAAGATTGGTATTTCTTTGCTTATGGTTTAGATTATGCCCAAGCACTACAAGACTTTGTGAAATTATGTGGACGCATCCCCATGTTGCCACGTTGGGCTTATGGAGTATGGTTTTCACTATTCGGGCGACTAGATGAATCAGATTATCAACAACTTGTCAAGCAATTTGATGAGAAAAATTTACCTTTAAGTGTATTAATTTTAGATGTAGATTGGCACGGTGCGGGGTGGTGTGGTTGGGATTGGAATAATGAATTATTTCCTAATCCTCCAGCTTTTTTAGAGTGGGGACATAATTTAGGGTTACGCTTTGGGGCGAATGTTCATACAGAAGGTTTATCACCCAGAGATAGTAAATTTGAAATGCTTTGTCGAGTGAGAGGATTAGATCCAGCAGATGTCAAAGCTGGAAAAGTGTTTGCAACCAAAAACCCAACTTCTGATTGGATTTTTCACTCTTGGCAACCGGATGGTAGTGGTTCTTTTGAAGCCACACCTGAAGAGATGAAAGAAGGCTGGTTGTTATTTAATTTAGCTGATGAAGAACAAGCCAACTTGTTTATGCAGGTTTTGCATATTCCGCGTGAACAAGATGGCATTGATTTTTGGTGGATTGATGGAACAAATGCGATCCATAAGGGTGTAAATTCCCAGTTATGGACTAATCATGTTTATTACAATCATTCACAATCTCAAAATAACCGCCGTGCGATGATTCTGTCGCGTACTGGTGGTATCGGTTCCCATCGTTACCCGTTGCAGTTTTCCGCAGATACTTATTCACATTGGGAAGTTTTAGAGTTTTTGGTTAATTTTACGGCGCAAGCGGGGAATGTTGGGGTTGCTTATTGGTCGCATGATTTGGGAGGATTTTATAATCATTTGTTAGGCGCACCGACGATTGATCCCGAATTATTTGTGCGCTGGATACAGTTTGGTTGTTGGAGTCCAATTGTACGCTTACATTCGGATCATGGAGTGCGGGAACCTTGGGCTTATGGGCGGAGGGTTTTGCAAGCTATTCGCGCAGCTTTCCATACGCGCATGGAATTTATTCCATATTTTTATCATTTAAGCCGAGTTGCTTATGATACTGGTTTGCCGATTTGTCGCCCGTTGTATTTAGGTTATGGGGATGATGTAGAAGCTTATCAGACACCAACTGAGTATTTGTTAGGCGATCGCATTTTAGTTGCCCCAATAGTTGAAGCTGGCTGTTACCGTCGAGTATATCTACCTTCAGGCATTTGGTGGGAACGAGCAACAAATAAATCATACCCAGGAAATCAGCACTTAGATTTATACGTTCCTCTCGATCAAGTACCAATATTTATCCAAGCTGGGGCTATTTTACCTCTACAACCAGTTACTCTGCGCGTGGAAACTTCTCCACCTAGCTGTCTAATTTTAGAAGTATATGCAGGGGGAGAAGGTGAATTAGATTTATATGAAGATGACGGCGAAAGCACAGCATACCAAAGTAATGCAGGTAGTCGCCGCTTATTTACTCAAACTTGTGATGGGGAAAATTATATTTTTACCTGCGAACCATTACGAGGAAGTTATCTAGGAATGTCTCAAGAACGTAATTTTAAAATTCGTTGGATTGGAATAGTTCCTAATAGTCAAATTGAGGTTATTGGTGTAAAACTTAGTAATGCGCGTTGGGTAGGCGAAGTGTTGGAAGTCACCCTAGAGGAAGTCCCTCAGACATCAAGTTGGCGTTTAGTTGTAGGGGCAGGTTTGGAAAATAATTAA